In Actinoplanes sp. NBC_00393, a single genomic region encodes these proteins:
- a CDS encoding glycosyltransferase family 2 protein: MRRQHTTPDAYGTGLLDRQWRRLFDTDRTAPAAAALHTRSAGARTLLAYAAARRPVDDLIAGAHESRLFPDADPWALGELARVIAGQDLFPEDRADGLALFDSLLRTFGTAGVAREHQGLHAQLAFAAGDHGRAAKLLADCPDLPEPVRDALTVDLSSKDDWPSRFNGLLPGPGITLDAADGGPPFDRIRSNHAPRRGSPHRVTTIVTTYRPGIALLTAVRSLVAQSWTNHEILVVDDGSGPEFDVVLGRAAALDPRVRVLRMPENGGAYRARNAGLDAASGTFVTFQNSADWSHPLRLERQVAPLLADDALVATTAAGIRVTEDLVLTRPGFPELRSGNLSAPMVRREVALARLGYLDTVRQGADAEYLDRIRAVFGPDAVRHLGDEPLALIRVGSHSLSGTDTAPGWRHPARYAYTSAFAAWHARVAAGAADPVRPRSPQSRAFAAPRRLTGEPARSTYDVILAGDWTARGDVAWPASERVRALAVPGRAVALLHLAGLAAPADLDPALQELINSGRVDQVMLDDEVSARLVVVHGPGVLAFAPGTAARIRADRVVVEADPEWVGAAGPCAAEAYRLFGVVPHWAPAGPAERAALADGPLGTRPAPADLPGTVNLGRWRLHRPGPRSDRPVLGRICRTEPELRTLPDATCLDVRVLDRTRARYRPPQSWLVYRPSDVDTRVFLHQLDFYLHFPAEDSPVVAVPELVIALAAGCVPVLPDRYEPLFGTAAVYCGPDQVAAVVTDLHSRPEDLGAQRARGLDLVRRAHHHDRYAEAIAKLG, encoded by the coding sequence ATGCGCAGGCAGCACACGACACCGGACGCGTACGGAACCGGCCTGTTGGACCGGCAGTGGCGACGGCTCTTCGACACCGATCGCACCGCCCCCGCGGCGGCCGCGCTGCACACCCGGTCGGCCGGGGCGCGGACCCTGCTGGCGTACGCCGCCGCCCGCCGCCCGGTCGACGACCTGATCGCCGGCGCGCACGAGAGCCGGCTGTTCCCGGACGCCGACCCGTGGGCCCTCGGCGAGCTGGCCCGGGTGATCGCCGGTCAGGACCTGTTCCCCGAGGACCGCGCCGACGGCCTGGCCCTCTTCGACTCGCTGCTGCGCACGTTCGGTACCGCGGGGGTGGCCCGGGAGCATCAGGGGTTGCACGCCCAGCTGGCGTTCGCGGCCGGCGACCACGGCCGGGCCGCGAAGCTGCTCGCCGACTGCCCGGACCTCCCGGAGCCGGTACGCGACGCGCTGACCGTGGACCTGAGCAGCAAGGACGACTGGCCGTCACGGTTCAACGGGCTGCTGCCGGGTCCCGGGATCACCCTGGACGCCGCCGACGGTGGGCCGCCGTTCGACCGGATCCGCTCGAACCACGCGCCCCGGCGGGGTTCGCCGCACCGGGTCACCACGATCGTCACGACGTACCGGCCGGGGATCGCGCTGCTCACCGCGGTTCGTTCGCTGGTGGCGCAGAGCTGGACCAATCACGAGATCCTGGTGGTCGACGACGGGTCCGGGCCGGAGTTCGACGTGGTGCTGGGACGGGCGGCCGCGCTCGACCCGCGGGTCCGGGTGCTGCGGATGCCGGAGAACGGCGGCGCCTACCGGGCCCGCAACGCCGGCCTGGACGCGGCGAGCGGCACGTTCGTCACCTTCCAGAACTCGGCCGACTGGTCGCACCCGCTGCGGCTGGAACGCCAGGTGGCGCCGCTGCTCGCCGACGACGCGCTGGTGGCGACCACGGCGGCCGGAATTCGGGTGACCGAGGACCTGGTGCTGACCCGGCCGGGATTCCCGGAGCTGCGGTCCGGCAACCTGTCGGCGCCGATGGTGCGCCGCGAGGTGGCGCTGGCCCGGCTCGGCTATCTGGACACGGTCCGGCAGGGGGCGGACGCCGAATATCTGGACCGGATCCGCGCGGTCTTCGGGCCGGACGCGGTACGGCATCTCGGTGACGAGCCGCTGGCCCTGATCCGGGTCGGTTCCCACTCGCTGTCCGGCACGGACACCGCTCCCGGGTGGAGGCATCCGGCGCGGTACGCGTACACCTCCGCTTTCGCCGCATGGCATGCCCGGGTCGCGGCAGGAGCTGCCGACCCGGTGCGGCCGCGCTCGCCGCAGTCCCGCGCTTTCGCGGCGCCACGCCGGCTCACCGGCGAGCCCGCGCGGTCCACCTACGACGTGATCCTGGCGGGCGACTGGACCGCCCGCGGCGACGTGGCCTGGCCGGCGAGCGAACGGGTACGCGCCCTCGCCGTCCCCGGCCGTGCCGTGGCCCTGCTCCACCTAGCCGGGCTGGCCGCACCCGCCGATCTGGATCCGGCGCTCCAAGAACTGATCAATTCCGGTCGCGTGGACCAGGTCATGCTCGACGACGAGGTGTCCGCCCGGCTGGTCGTGGTGCACGGCCCCGGCGTCCTGGCGTTCGCGCCCGGAACCGCCGCCCGGATCCGGGCCGACCGGGTGGTCGTCGAGGCCGACCCGGAGTGGGTGGGCGCGGCCGGGCCGTGCGCGGCCGAGGCGTACCGGTTGTTCGGGGTGGTGCCGCACTGGGCGCCGGCCGGACCGGCCGAGCGTGCCGCGCTGGCGGACGGGCCGCTCGGCACCCGGCCGGCGCCCGCCGACCTGCCGGGCACGGTGAACCTGGGCCGCTGGCGCCTGCACCGCCCGGGGCCGCGCTCGGACCGGCCGGTGCTCGGCCGGATCTGCCGGACCGAGCCGGAACTGCGGACGTTGCCGGACGCCACCTGCCTCGACGTACGCGTCCTCGATCGCACCCGCGCGAGGTACCGCCCGCCGCAGAGTTGGCTGGTCTACCGGCCGTCCGACGTCGACACCCGGGTGTTCCTGCACCAGCTCGACTTCTATCTGCACTTCCCCGCCGAGGACTCGCCGGTGGTGGCCGTACCCGAGCTGGTGATCGCGCTGGCCGCGGGCTGCGTCCCGGTGCTGCCGGACCGGTACGAGCCGCTCTTCGGGACGGCGGCCGTCTACTGCGGCCCGGACCAGGTGGCTGCCGTCGTGACCGACCTGCACAGCCGTCCGGAGGACCTGGGCGCACAGCGGGCCCGCGGCCTCGACCTGGTCCGCCGGGCCCACCATCACGACCGGTACGCGGAGGCGATCGCGAAGCTGGGGTAG
- a CDS encoding CAP domain-containing protein encodes MRSLLRRLALVAVAPAALVGATLLATPAEAAPVAVNTLQADINRLTNQQRKAHGCPAVTVNAALTRAARGHSAYMATTGSFSHTGRGGSRFATRVKAAGYTKPASENIAWGYRSGAEVVKGWMKSPGHRANILNCKVKKVGVGAVYAKNGTPYYTQNFGY; translated from the coding sequence GTGCGCTCGCTGCTCCGTCGTCTCGCCCTGGTCGCCGTCGCCCCCGCCGCGCTCGTCGGCGCGACACTGCTCGCGACCCCGGCCGAGGCGGCGCCGGTCGCCGTGAACACCCTGCAGGCCGACATCAACCGCCTCACCAACCAGCAGCGCAAGGCGCACGGCTGCCCGGCGGTCACGGTCAACGCGGCGCTCACCAGGGCGGCCCGGGGCCACAGCGCGTACATGGCGACCACCGGCAGCTTCAGCCACACCGGCCGGGGCGGCTCGCGGTTCGCCACCCGGGTGAAGGCGGCCGGCTACACCAAGCCGGCCAGCGAGAACATCGCCTGGGGCTACCGTTCCGGCGCCGAGGTGGTCAAGGGCTGGATGAAGAGCCCGGGACACCGCGCCAACATCCTGAACTGCAAGGTCAAGAAGGTCGGCGTGGGCGCGGTGTACGCCAAGAACGGCACGCCGTACTACACCCAGAACTTCGGTTACTGA
- a CDS encoding acyltransferase family protein encodes MTTTLARESVRPPGTAGHPPYRGDIEGLRAVAVLLVVLAHVGVPGVAGGFIGVDVFFVISGFLITSLLRRELAATGRLDLPRFYARRAVRLLPVATLVTVATLAATWLWAPPVRFAGYAWDALAAATYTVNLRLADTGTDYFAGEAPSPFQHFWSLAVEEQFYLVWPVLIGVLALCGLRRRWVPLTVLTGISVASFAWSLHELERAAPWAYFGSLSRAWELGAGALLALVVTGRPRRRPALAWAGCAAIIIGAVVFDEGTPFPGTAALLPVLGAVAIIAAGGNRLLEAAPMRWVGRMSYGWYLWHWPLLFFAPAGLPARAGFAAAALGLAVLSHHLLENPVRYHRCWSVRPRRGLFLGLGLSAATAVVAALGLLVPPQVPTGDAMPDTRQAVDRAADPAAELRRQIVAGTNAERLPENLTPRIAEALKQKLAPQRDGCQVGLTGSFQPKSDCVYGDRQGKRTVVLFGDSHALQWFPAFDQMAKRRGWRLVNWTRSACSPAEMDILERRAGQRYRECDTWRTEILDRIGKLKPDYVVVSSSINYRPLLFGDPADPDAVWRTGWERTLATLKRHAGAVTLLADTPIFAEDPADCLTAEVERISDCADPATEVIRDPVWRQIQQETGEAAGIPTVDPVPWLCADRCPMVVGNTLVYRDSHHLTEAYALLVAPFLDAELPWPGE; translated from the coding sequence ATGACCACCACCCTCGCCCGGGAGAGCGTCCGTCCGCCCGGCACTGCCGGCCATCCGCCGTACCGGGGGGACATCGAGGGCCTGCGCGCCGTCGCGGTGCTGCTCGTCGTGCTCGCGCACGTGGGCGTACCGGGGGTGGCCGGGGGGTTCATCGGGGTCGACGTCTTCTTCGTCATCTCCGGCTTCCTGATCACCTCGCTGTTGCGCCGGGAGCTGGCCGCCACCGGCCGTCTCGACCTGCCCCGCTTCTACGCCCGCCGGGCGGTACGCCTGCTGCCGGTCGCCACCCTGGTGACCGTGGCGACCCTGGCCGCGACCTGGCTCTGGGCCCCGCCGGTGCGGTTCGCCGGGTACGCCTGGGACGCCCTGGCCGCCGCGACGTACACGGTGAACCTGCGCCTGGCCGACACCGGCACCGACTACTTCGCCGGCGAGGCGCCGTCGCCGTTCCAGCACTTCTGGTCGCTCGCCGTCGAGGAGCAGTTCTACCTGGTCTGGCCGGTCCTGATCGGCGTGCTCGCGCTCTGTGGCCTGCGCCGCCGGTGGGTGCCGCTCACCGTGCTGACCGGGATCTCAGTCGCCTCGTTCGCGTGGAGCCTGCACGAGCTGGAGCGGGCCGCGCCGTGGGCGTACTTCGGCTCGCTGAGCCGGGCCTGGGAGCTGGGCGCCGGCGCGCTGCTGGCGCTGGTGGTGACCGGGCGGCCGCGCCGCCGGCCTGCGCTGGCCTGGGCCGGCTGCGCCGCGATCATCATCGGCGCGGTGGTCTTCGACGAGGGCACACCGTTCCCCGGTACGGCCGCGCTGCTCCCGGTGCTCGGCGCCGTGGCGATCATCGCGGCCGGCGGCAACCGTCTCCTGGAGGCCGCCCCGATGCGCTGGGTCGGCCGGATGTCGTACGGCTGGTACCTGTGGCACTGGCCGCTGCTGTTCTTCGCCCCCGCCGGTCTGCCGGCCCGTGCCGGATTCGCGGCCGCCGCTCTCGGCCTGGCGGTGCTGAGCCACCACCTGCTGGAGAACCCGGTCCGCTACCACCGCTGCTGGTCGGTCCGCCCACGCCGCGGCCTGTTCCTCGGACTGGGCCTCTCCGCCGCCACCGCGGTCGTGGCCGCACTGGGCCTGCTCGTCCCGCCGCAGGTGCCGACCGGCGACGCCATGCCCGACACCCGGCAGGCCGTGGACCGGGCCGCCGATCCGGCCGCCGAGCTGCGGCGCCAGATCGTGGCCGGCACGAACGCCGAGCGGCTGCCGGAGAACCTGACGCCCCGGATCGCCGAGGCGCTGAAGCAGAAGCTGGCCCCGCAGCGGGACGGCTGCCAGGTCGGGCTGACCGGCTCGTTCCAGCCGAAGAGCGACTGCGTCTATGGCGACCGGCAGGGAAAGCGGACCGTGGTCCTGTTCGGTGACTCGCACGCGCTGCAGTGGTTCCCCGCTTTCGACCAGATGGCGAAGCGGCGCGGCTGGCGGCTGGTCAACTGGACCCGCAGCGCCTGCAGCCCGGCCGAGATGGACATCCTCGAGCGGCGGGCCGGGCAGCGGTACCGGGAGTGCGACACCTGGCGTACCGAGATCCTGGACCGGATCGGGAAGCTGAAGCCGGACTACGTGGTGGTCTCGTCCAGCATCAACTACCGGCCGCTGCTGTTCGGCGATCCGGCCGACCCGGACGCGGTGTGGCGGACCGGCTGGGAACGCACCCTGGCCACGCTGAAGCGGCACGCCGGGGCGGTCACGCTGCTCGCCGACACGCCGATCTTCGCCGAGGACCCGGCCGACTGCCTCACCGCAGAGGTCGAGCGGATCAGCGACTGCGCCGACCCGGCCACCGAGGTGATCCGGGATCCGGTGTGGCGGCAGATCCAGCAGGAGACCGGGGAGGCGGCCGGCATCCCGACGGTGGACCCGGTGCCGTGGCTCTGCGCCGACCGGTGCCCGATGGTGGTCGGCAACACGCTGGTCTACCGGGACAGTCATCACCTGACGGAGGCGTACGCCCTGCTCGTCGCGCCCTTCCTGGACGCCGAGCTGCCCTGGCCCGGTGAGTGA
- a CDS encoding class I SAM-dependent methyltransferase, with protein MSHLSRVGRRLRRKTPRLTKPRVAALALVGLLCAGSVVTALTGFPQVAIALLALLTGVTLAVLLAVFRRLARMQRAGLAAQRDLRTTVEQMQRRLVAAVERERLTAGDRYLELTEAMTRLRQVTDRKAGTAQMLTLPREFEATVQLFQGFVPRAPMPPSGQFALTPTGLLDLLHLIRTRKPRCVLELGSGTSTVWIGYLLEQIGGRLISLDHDAGYAGRTRESLVTHGLTGVAEVRDAPLTPVEIDGREYPWYDPEALADLHDVDFVLIDGPPEATGPDARFPALHVIEKRLAAEATIVLDDAGRKDEQAALAAWTERFDGLTLQGEVLGRHAVLSYARPPAMAPQLTR; from the coding sequence ATGAGTCACCTGTCCCGCGTCGGCCGGCGACTTCGCCGGAAGACGCCGCGCCTGACCAAGCCCCGGGTGGCCGCCCTGGCGCTGGTCGGCCTCCTCTGCGCCGGCTCGGTGGTGACCGCGCTCACCGGCTTCCCGCAGGTCGCGATCGCCCTGCTCGCGCTGCTGACGGGGGTGACCCTGGCGGTCCTGCTTGCGGTGTTCCGCCGGCTGGCCCGGATGCAGCGGGCCGGGCTCGCCGCGCAGCGGGACCTGCGGACCACGGTCGAGCAGATGCAGCGCCGGCTGGTCGCCGCAGTGGAACGGGAGCGGCTCACCGCCGGCGACCGCTACCTGGAGCTGACCGAGGCGATGACCCGGCTCCGGCAGGTCACCGACCGCAAGGCCGGCACCGCGCAGATGCTCACTCTGCCCCGCGAGTTCGAGGCGACCGTGCAGCTCTTCCAGGGCTTCGTGCCGCGGGCGCCGATGCCGCCGTCGGGCCAGTTCGCGCTGACCCCGACCGGTCTGCTGGACCTGCTCCACCTGATCCGCACCCGCAAGCCGCGCTGCGTGCTGGAGCTGGGCAGCGGCACGTCGACGGTGTGGATCGGGTACCTGCTGGAGCAGATCGGCGGCCGGCTCATCTCGCTGGATCACGACGCCGGGTACGCCGGCCGGACCCGCGAATCCCTGGTCACCCACGGTCTCACCGGGGTGGCCGAGGTACGCGACGCGCCGCTCACCCCGGTTGAGATCGACGGCCGCGAGTACCCGTGGTACGACCCGGAGGCGCTGGCCGACCTGCACGACGTCGACTTCGTGCTGATCGACGGCCCGCCCGAGGCGACCGGCCCGGACGCCCGGTTCCCGGCGCTGCACGTGATCGAGAAGCGGCTCGCCGCCGAGGCGACCATCGTGCTCGACGACGCCGGCCGCAAGGACGAGCAGGCCGCGCTGGCCGCGTGGACCGAGCGGTTCGACGGGCTCACCCTGCAGGGCGAGGTGCTCGGCCGGCACGCGGTGTTGTCCTACGCCCGTCCGCCGGCGATGGCCCCGCAGCTGACCCGATGA
- a CDS encoding glycosyltransferase family A protein, producing the protein MAEAQPVALLDDHVTLAGPGVEISLPLAVMRNRSVAARRLLARAACGAGITFEELLTAARTGDVRRLRRIRRRVDPALLAGLAQTVALQDDLPTDRDDALALYSLIRAALGTRAIPAAHQTLHTQLTYAWQGPTQAKELLNGYRRIPRAARETLEVDLANPYAGSQVPEETWLARFGGLFPDPAPELLPAPEQVPFDRLTATVDRPVEPAEHQVSVVITAYRPGPALLTAVRSVLAQSWPNLEIIIVDDASPAEHDSVLAEAEALDDRVRVLRSAANAGTYAARNAGLAAAHGEFITFQDSDDWSHPRRIELQLRPLFKDPGVVASVSDGISVTDKLVMTRPGIRRGRTNLSSLLFRREAVHRRIGWFDSVRKAADSEYLERIRAAFGPRSVRRVAKALALIRLSEGSLSRSEIRAHWMHPARLAYISAYRCWHASGEPLHRERDGAGRRFAVPAHLTGRSAERAYDVVVAADWRFLTGTQRFAIAEIEALRRAGLSVAILHLEALRSVHQQRQGLSPGVQRLINAGRLEQVLESDRVDAGVLVVRQPEVLQFAPEGDCGVRARRLLIVADRAPARRDGSDRRYTVAAVGSAAERLFGVPPLWCPQDAGIRAGLGDDVELTGYDLPVVVEPQDISRPLPSATGVPVIGTDLCDAGEWPGDLADALAVLRRCRNADVRLRLPETPHRPAAVPASWLVYEPADLDPRTFAAQLDFYLHFPSDQAAELLSRPALDAAATGCLVLVPERLADAFGDAAVACRPADVPKVIRRFQADPRRYAVRSRRARAAIARAHQPAALADRIAVLARAAAGAPAQRTAAIEA; encoded by the coding sequence ATGGCTGAGGCACAGCCGGTGGCGTTGCTGGACGATCACGTCACCCTTGCCGGACCGGGGGTGGAGATCTCCCTCCCGCTCGCCGTGATGCGGAACCGTTCGGTGGCGGCCCGCCGGCTGCTGGCCCGCGCGGCCTGCGGCGCCGGCATCACGTTCGAGGAGCTGCTGACGGCGGCCCGGACCGGTGACGTGCGCCGGCTGCGCCGGATCCGCCGCCGGGTCGATCCGGCGCTGCTCGCCGGCCTCGCGCAGACCGTCGCGCTCCAGGACGACCTGCCCACCGACCGGGACGACGCGCTGGCCCTCTACAGCCTGATCCGGGCCGCTCTGGGCACGCGGGCGATACCCGCGGCACACCAGACCCTGCACACCCAGCTGACGTACGCCTGGCAGGGCCCCACCCAGGCGAAGGAGCTGCTCAACGGGTACCGGCGGATTCCCCGGGCGGCACGGGAGACGCTGGAGGTGGATCTGGCGAACCCGTACGCCGGCTCCCAGGTGCCCGAGGAGACCTGGCTGGCCCGGTTCGGCGGTCTCTTCCCCGACCCGGCGCCCGAACTGCTGCCGGCCCCCGAACAGGTGCCGTTCGACCGGCTGACCGCGACCGTGGACCGCCCGGTGGAGCCCGCCGAGCACCAGGTCTCGGTCGTGATCACCGCGTACCGCCCGGGTCCGGCCCTGCTCACCGCGGTCCGCTCGGTGCTGGCGCAGTCCTGGCCGAACCTCGAGATCATCATCGTCGACGACGCGTCGCCGGCCGAGCACGACAGCGTCCTGGCCGAGGCCGAGGCGCTGGACGACCGGGTCCGGGTGCTGCGGTCGGCGGCCAACGCCGGCACCTACGCGGCGCGCAACGCCGGACTGGCGGCGGCGCACGGCGAGTTCATCACCTTCCAGGACTCGGACGACTGGTCCCACCCGCGCCGGATCGAGCTGCAGCTGCGGCCGCTGTTCAAGGACCCGGGCGTGGTCGCGTCCGTCTCGGACGGGATCAGCGTCACCGACAAGCTGGTGATGACCCGTCCCGGCATCCGGCGCGGCCGGACCAACCTGTCCTCGCTGCTGTTCCGGCGGGAGGCGGTGCACCGGAGGATCGGCTGGTTCGACTCGGTACGCAAGGCCGCCGACTCGGAGTACCTGGAGCGGATCCGCGCGGCGTTCGGGCCCCGGTCAGTCCGGCGGGTGGCCAAGGCGCTGGCGTTGATCCGGCTCTCCGAGGGGTCGCTGTCCCGGTCGGAGATCCGCGCGCACTGGATGCACCCGGCGCGGCTCGCGTACATCTCGGCGTACCGCTGCTGGCATGCCTCCGGCGAGCCGCTGCACCGGGAGCGGGACGGCGCCGGCCGCCGGTTCGCGGTGCCGGCCCATCTGACCGGGCGGTCCGCCGAGCGGGCGTACGACGTAGTGGTGGCCGCCGACTGGCGGTTCCTGACCGGCACCCAGCGGTTCGCCATCGCGGAGATCGAGGCGCTGCGCCGGGCCGGTCTGTCGGTGGCGATCCTGCACCTGGAGGCGCTGCGCTCGGTGCACCAGCAGCGCCAGGGGCTGAGCCCGGGCGTGCAGCGGCTGATCAACGCGGGCCGTCTGGAGCAGGTGCTGGAGAGCGACCGGGTCGACGCCGGGGTGCTGGTGGTCCGGCAACCCGAGGTGCTGCAGTTCGCTCCCGAGGGGGACTGCGGGGTCCGGGCGCGGCGGCTGCTGATCGTCGCGGACCGGGCGCCGGCCCGGCGGGACGGCAGCGATCGCCGGTACACGGTGGCGGCGGTCGGGTCGGCGGCCGAGCGGCTCTTCGGGGTGCCGCCGCTGTGGTGCCCACAGGACGCCGGGATCCGGGCGGGGTTGGGCGACGACGTGGAGTTGACCGGGTACGACCTACCGGTAGTCGTCGAGCCCCAGGACATCTCCCGGCCGTTGCCGAGCGCGACGGGCGTACCGGTGATCGGCACCGACTTGTGTGACGCGGGTGAGTGGCCCGGCGACCTGGCCGACGCGCTCGCCGTGCTGCGGCGCTGTCGCAACGCCGACGTGCGGCTGCGCCTGCCGGAGACGCCGCACCGCCCGGCCGCCGTGCCCGCGTCCTGGCTGGTCTACGAGCCGGCCGACCTGGACCCACGGACCTTCGCCGCCCAGCTCGACTTCTACCTGCACTTCCCCTCGGACCAGGCCGCCGAGCTGCTGTCCCGGCCGGCGCTGGACGCCGCGGCGACCGGCTGCCTCGTGCTCGTGCCGGAGCGGCTCGCGGACGCCTTCGGTGACGCCGCGGTGGCCTGCCGGCCCGCCGACGTGCCCAAGGTGATCCGGCGGTTCCAGGCCGACCCGCGCCGGTACGCCGTACGCAGCCGCCGGGCCCGGGCCGCGATCGCCCGTGCCCACCAGCCCGCGGCGCTGGCCGACCGGATCGCCGTCCTGGCTCGCGCGGCGGCCGGCGCGCCGGCTCAGCGGACCGCCGCGATCGAGGCGTAA
- a CDS encoding [protein-PII] uridylyltransferase, with product MTNPLSEPPAPPARPAAGGSLDKLKEHIGAAAREERAAALDAWLRTLFPAHLSGVSLIAVGGLGRRDCAPYSDLDLVLLHNGTAGIDRIASSLWYPIWDARLGLDHSVRTLPEALSVAHDDVKVSLGLLDARHVAGDAALSGELIAAAGDQWRRTAVRLMPQLRELTTTRWTTHGELAFLLEGELKEAAGGLRDVTLLRGIGRAGIADMRPAVRAAYLRLLDTRDALHLAVGRRVDRLVAQERKAVADLLEIDDPDNLLRRVAGDARTVAHAVDDAWRAIDRLRSGRRRGGPPATPARRPIARDVVEQDGELVLARTAIGPVPDPSLSLRVAAAAATVQLPIARATCEWLAAFCPPLPTPWPPAARAALVSLLGSGSGLLAAWETCDRYGLIDAWLPEWARMRSLPQHHPIHRYTLDRHLVQAAYEATRFTREVDRPDLLLLGAFLHDVGKGLPGDHSIVGAPIAAEIAARIGLPAAEVATIEKMVRLHLLLPDVATRRDLSDPKTISAVAGAVGDAATLDLLHALARADSHATGPAAWSDWKGRLMAELVAKVHTALDSGALPEPPRPDPELLDGGLPVVHLDGDRVAVAAADRRGLLAGVTACLTMHRLDVVAANTSTVDGRAIVEFYTSPRYGSPYDPVALAADLRRVASGDVSVTQRVRARAMSARGGTASPRVVWQRDVATDAVVLELRAADSPGLLYRVTTALDEAGAEIRAARISTLGSDVVDAFYLVGAWSDAADRTRVEAAVLAAV from the coding sequence ATGACGAACCCGTTGAGTGAGCCCCCGGCCCCGCCGGCCCGTCCTGCGGCCGGTGGCTCACTCGACAAACTCAAGGAACACATCGGCGCTGCCGCCCGCGAAGAGCGGGCGGCGGCGCTCGATGCTTGGCTGCGGACCCTGTTCCCGGCCCACCTCAGCGGCGTCAGCCTGATCGCGGTCGGCGGCCTGGGCCGCCGGGACTGCGCGCCCTACAGCGACCTCGACCTGGTCCTCCTGCACAACGGGACGGCCGGGATCGACCGGATCGCCTCCTCGCTCTGGTATCCGATCTGGGACGCCCGGCTTGGCCTGGACCACTCGGTACGCACCCTGCCCGAGGCGCTCTCGGTCGCGCACGACGACGTGAAAGTCTCGCTCGGACTGCTCGACGCCCGGCACGTGGCCGGCGACGCGGCCCTCTCCGGCGAGCTGATCGCGGCCGCCGGTGACCAGTGGCGGCGTACCGCGGTGCGGCTGATGCCGCAGCTCAGGGAGCTCACCACGACCCGCTGGACGACGCACGGGGAGCTGGCCTTCCTGCTCGAGGGCGAGCTCAAGGAGGCGGCCGGCGGGCTGCGCGACGTCACGCTGCTGCGCGGCATCGGCCGGGCCGGCATCGCCGACATGCGACCCGCGGTACGCGCTGCCTACCTGCGCCTGCTCGACACCCGGGACGCCCTGCACCTGGCCGTCGGCCGCCGGGTGGACCGGCTCGTCGCCCAGGAGCGCAAGGCCGTCGCCGACCTGCTCGAGATCGACGACCCGGACAACCTTCTGCGGCGGGTGGCGGGCGATGCCCGTACCGTCGCTCATGCCGTTGACGACGCCTGGCGTGCCATCGACCGGCTGCGCAGCGGCCGGCGGCGCGGTGGCCCGCCGGCCACCCCGGCCCGGCGCCCGATCGCGCGTGACGTCGTGGAGCAGGACGGCGAGCTGGTGCTCGCCCGGACCGCGATCGGCCCGGTCCCGGATCCCAGCCTCTCGTTGCGGGTGGCGGCGGCCGCCGCGACCGTGCAACTGCCCATCGCCCGGGCCACCTGCGAGTGGCTCGCCGCCTTCTGCCCGCCGCTGCCCACCCCGTGGCCGCCCGCGGCCCGCGCCGCGCTGGTGTCGCTGCTCGGCTCCGGCTCCGGTCTGCTGGCCGCCTGGGAGACCTGCGACCGGTACGGACTGATCGACGCCTGGCTTCCCGAATGGGCCCGGATGCGTAGCTTGCCGCAGCACCACCCGATCCACCGGTACACCCTGGACCGGCACCTGGTGCAGGCCGCCTACGAGGCCACCCGGTTCACCCGCGAGGTGGATCGGCCCGACCTGCTGCTGCTCGGCGCGTTCCTGCACGACGTCGGCAAGGGCCTGCCGGGCGACCACAGCATCGTGGGCGCCCCGATCGCCGCCGAGATCGCCGCCCGGATCGGCCTGCCGGCGGCCGAGGTGGCGACCATCGAGAAGATGGTCCGCCTGCACCTGCTGCTGCCGGATGTGGCGACCCGGCGCGACCTGAGCGACCCGAAGACCATCTCCGCGGTGGCCGGGGCGGTCGGCGACGCGGCCACGCTGGACCTGCTGCACGCCCTGGCCCGGGCCGACTCGCACGCCACCGGACCGGCCGCCTGGTCGGACTGGAAGGGCCGGCTGATGGCCGAGCTGGTCGCCAAGGTGCACACCGCGCTGGACAGCGGCGCGCTGCCCGAGCCACCCCGGCCCGATCCGGAGCTGCTGGACGGCGGCCTGCCGGTGGTCCACCTGGACGGTGACCGGGTGGCGGTGGCAGCGGCCGACCGGCGGGGGCTGCTGGCCGGGGTGACGGCCTGCCTGACCATGCACCGGCTGGACGTGGTCGCCGCGAACACCTCGACCGTGGACGGTCGGGCCATCGTGGAGTTCTACACGTCGCCGCGGTACGGGTCGCCGTACGATCCGGTCGCTCTCGCCGCTGACCTGCGCCGTGTCGCCTCGGGCGACGTCTCGGTGACCCAGCGGGTGCGTGCCCGGGCGATGAGCGCCCGCGGTGGCACCGCCTCGCCCCGGGTGGTGTGGCAGCGGGACGTGGCCACCGACGCGGTCGTGCTGGAGTTGCGCGCCGCCGACTCGCCCGGCCTGCTGTACCGGGTGACCACCGCCCTCGACGAGGCCGGCGCGGAGATCCGGGCGGCCCGCATCTCCACCCTCGGCAGTGACGTGGTCGACGCGTTCTACCTGGTCGGCGCCTGGTCCGACGCCGCCGACCGGACCCGCGTCGAAGCCGCCGTCCTGGCCGCGGTGTAA